A portion of the Actomonas aquatica genome contains these proteins:
- a CDS encoding response regulator: MSVPPESRNPLVLVVEDEEKLLEITTIRLEDLGCDVLGAENATKALELYREHGAQVDFVFTDLRMDGMSGFELIAALLELNPEVRIVAVSALIDELDAVRARWGDRVRMMLKPYNTEELQMLLRLESA; the protein is encoded by the coding sequence ATGAGTGTCCCCCCCGAAAGCCGTAACCCGCTCGTCCTCGTGGTCGAAGACGAGGAGAAGTTATTGGAGATCACGACCATCCGTTTGGAGGATCTAGGGTGCGACGTGCTGGGAGCGGAGAACGCCACCAAGGCGCTCGAGCTTTACCGTGAGCACGGGGCGCAGGTGGATTTCGTATTCACGGACCTGCGGATGGACGGCATGAGCGGTTTCGAACTCATCGCCGCGCTCCTCGAGCTCAACCCCGAGGTGCGCATTGTCGCGGTGAGTGCGCTCATCGACGAACTCGATGCGGTGCGGGCCCGTTGGGGCGATCGGGTGCGCATGATGCTCAAGCCCTACAATACCGAGGAGCTGCAGATGTTGCTGCGCCTCGAGAGCGCCTGA
- a CDS encoding HAD family acid phosphatase → MFLLLAGVAAAEAPLNLTRAKAAVRAYYDTGAYHADVQAVADAATAWLEERVAARTADERLAMVFDIDETVLSNYQQMVSQDFGYVPVAWEQWVEQGTAAPLEPVRAVYRRARELGVAVIFLTGRSHDAEREGTLLNLERTGMTDYEQIIFKSDEDTAPTAAERKAARRAQLEAKGWTIIASIGDQESDLAGGHAEKLFKLPNPFYEIP, encoded by the coding sequence ATGTTCCTTTTGCTGGCGGGAGTGGCTGCGGCCGAAGCCCCGCTCAACCTCACCCGGGCCAAGGCCGCTGTGCGCGCGTATTACGATACCGGCGCTTATCACGCCGATGTGCAGGCGGTGGCCGATGCCGCCACCGCGTGGCTGGAAGAGCGGGTGGCGGCGCGCACGGCGGACGAGCGCCTGGCCATGGTGTTCGATATCGATGAAACCGTGCTGTCCAACTACCAGCAGATGGTGTCACAGGATTTTGGTTACGTGCCGGTCGCGTGGGAGCAGTGGGTGGAGCAGGGCACGGCCGCGCCGCTCGAGCCGGTGCGTGCCGTCTATCGCCGGGCGCGGGAGCTGGGGGTGGCGGTGATTTTCCTCACCGGCCGTTCGCACGACGCCGAGCGTGAGGGCACCCTGCTGAACCTCGAGCGCACCGGCATGACCGACTACGAGCAGATCATCTTCAAATCGGACGAGGACACCGCGCCGACCGCAGCCGAGCGCAAGGCGGCGCGTCGGGCCCAACTCGAGGCCAAAGGTTGGACGATCATCGCCAGCATCGGCGATCAGGAGAGCGACCTCGCCGGCGGTCACGCCGAGAAGCTCTTCAAACTGCCGAATCCGTTTTACGAGATTCCCTAA
- the arsN2 gene encoding arsenic resistance N-acetyltransferase ArsN2 produces the protein MPLPPLTYELAETRDGPAITALLRAVDLPTEDLTTQSWRHFIVARADARVIGAAGLEPTGEVALLRSFVVTPDLRGAGIGQHLLTETRQLARQPGVQELWLLTTTAETFFARAGFTRVPRETAPPAIQASREYCALCPASAAVMTAQP, from the coding sequence ATGCCCCTACCCCCGCTCACCTACGAACTCGCCGAGACCCGCGACGGCCCCGCCATCACCGCCCTGCTGCGCGCGGTCGATCTGCCCACCGAAGATCTCACCACGCAAAGCTGGCGACACTTCATCGTCGCCCGTGCCGACGCACGCGTGATCGGCGCAGCCGGCCTCGAACCGACCGGCGAGGTCGCGCTCTTACGCTCGTTTGTCGTGACCCCGGACCTGCGTGGGGCCGGCATCGGCCAACACCTGCTGACCGAGACCCGTCAGCTCGCTCGCCAACCCGGCGTGCAAGAGCTCTGGCTGCTCACCACCACGGCCGAGACCTTTTTTGCCCGCGCCGGTTTCACGCGCGTCCCCCGCGAAACCGCGCCACCCGCCATTCAGGCCAGTCGCGAATATTGCGCCCTGTGTCCCGCCAGCGCCGCCGTCATGACGGCCCAGCCTTAG
- a CDS encoding ATP-binding protein, giving the protein MTATVDYGEAYAVANVPLSSLVHHCHVVADSDRLEQVFERFRELEVDFMAVRQRDRVIGLMGRSRLGLLMGSRFGFSLYSHSESRKFMLPHPLIVREDAPVHALLDQAFSRQGDAFYEDVVLVREDGDLVGLINVETLARLQTRLVSEQVSTLRQQHEALHEQNLELFRTNHALRQSQGLYQGLFRSEALGVALLSPEGRVELHNPRFVELTGVQEEGEGRRSLLDRMNGREREDFARMLRGYAADEAGVESTREVTLQVPGRRARVFRVTTGWIRETSQVCACFDDVTEQRALEQMMVRQEKQHLLDTLVGGIAHELNNKLTPVLAFAEILVREVAGRHLTHAESIRSSAEEAAKIIRQLLQFSRPVEAEQSMVDMRQVVRDGVDILEVSTRDCCELQILLPEQPVWVMGDAGQLKQVLMNLVLNACHAVEKCACPRITVKVSSEHEVAELAVVDNGRGIAPEVLPRVFDPFFTTKGPDKGSGLGLSICYSIARQHGGEIAVESEVGEGTQFVLTLPRQNPATVLLRGDGGVPRLFADADVPERRRRVLVVEDEQVLRGVLREMLRSQFGSEIDMAENGREGVEAVMARSYDLVLSDIRMPEMNGLEFYQRVREVRPDQATRFAFVTGYAGAVDGMVMPSGVPVLGKPFSLRQFEDLCGPYLRATEVSALSD; this is encoded by the coding sequence GTGACTGCAACGGTTGATTACGGAGAGGCCTACGCGGTGGCCAACGTGCCGTTGAGTTCACTCGTGCACCATTGCCATGTGGTGGCCGACAGCGATCGGCTGGAGCAGGTGTTTGAGCGCTTTCGCGAGTTGGAGGTCGACTTCATGGCGGTGCGGCAGCGGGACCGCGTCATCGGCCTGATGGGGCGCAGTCGGTTGGGTTTGTTGATGGGGTCGCGTTTCGGTTTCTCGCTCTACAGTCACAGTGAGTCGCGCAAGTTCATGCTGCCGCATCCGCTGATCGTGCGGGAGGACGCGCCGGTGCATGCGCTGTTGGATCAGGCGTTTTCGCGGCAGGGGGACGCATTTTACGAAGACGTGGTGCTGGTGCGGGAGGACGGTGACTTGGTGGGGCTGATCAACGTCGAAACTCTGGCGCGGTTGCAGACGCGGTTGGTGAGCGAACAGGTGAGCACGCTGCGCCAGCAGCACGAGGCGTTGCACGAGCAGAACCTGGAGCTCTTTCGCACCAACCATGCGCTGCGGCAGTCGCAGGGCCTTTACCAAGGGCTGTTTCGGAGCGAGGCGCTGGGCGTCGCGCTGCTGAGTCCGGAGGGACGGGTGGAGCTGCATAACCCGCGTTTCGTGGAACTCACCGGCGTGCAGGAGGAAGGGGAGGGGCGGCGGAGTTTGCTCGACCGGATGAACGGTCGGGAGCGGGAGGACTTCGCCCGGATGTTGCGCGGTTACGCGGCGGACGAGGCCGGAGTGGAGTCGACCCGCGAAGTGACGCTGCAGGTGCCAGGACGGCGGGCGCGGGTGTTTCGTGTCACCACCGGATGGATACGCGAGACCTCGCAGGTCTGCGCGTGCTTTGATGATGTGACCGAGCAGCGGGCCCTGGAGCAGATGATGGTGCGGCAGGAAAAGCAGCACCTGCTCGATACCTTGGTGGGCGGCATCGCCCATGAGTTGAACAACAAGCTCACGCCGGTGCTGGCCTTTGCGGAGATCCTGGTGCGCGAAGTGGCGGGGCGGCATCTGACCCATGCCGAGAGCATTCGCAGCAGTGCGGAGGAAGCGGCGAAGATCATCCGGCAGCTGTTGCAGTTTTCGCGCCCGGTCGAGGCGGAGCAGAGCATGGTGGATATGCGGCAGGTGGTGCGTGATGGCGTTGATATTTTGGAGGTCTCGACCCGCGACTGCTGCGAGCTGCAGATCCTGCTACCGGAACAGCCGGTGTGGGTGATGGGGGATGCGGGACAGCTGAAGCAAGTGCTCATGAACCTGGTGCTCAACGCCTGTCATGCGGTGGAGAAATGCGCGTGTCCGCGAATCACGGTGAAGGTTTCGAGTGAGCATGAAGTCGCGGAGCTGGCCGTGGTCGACAACGGGCGGGGGATCGCGCCGGAGGTGCTGCCGCGGGTGTTTGATCCGTTCTTCACCACCAAGGGGCCGGACAAGGGGTCGGGTCTGGGTTTGAGCATTTGCTACAGCATCGCGCGACAGCACGGCGGCGAGATCGCGGTGGAAAGTGAAGTCGGCGAGGGCACGCAGTTTGTGCTGACCTTGCCGCGGCAGAATCCGGCAACGGTGTTGCTGCGGGGTGATGGTGGTGTGCCGCGGTTGTTTGCCGACGCGGACGTGCCGGAGCGGCGGCGACGGGTATTGGTGGTGGAGGACGAGCAGGTGTTGCGCGGTGTGTTGCGCGAGATGCTGCGATCACAGTTTGGCAGCGAAATCGACATGGCCGAAAACGGGCGCGAAGGCGTCGAGGCGGTGATGGCGCGGTCGTATGATCTGGTGTTGTCGGATATCCGGATGCCGGAGATGAACGGCTTGGAGTTCTACCAACGGGTGCGCGAAGTGCGGCCGGATCAGGCGACGCGTTTTGCGTTTGTGACCGGTTACGCGGGGGCGGTCGACGGCATGGTGATGCCCAGCGGCGTGCCAGTCTTGGGGAAGCCCTTCAGTCTGCGCCAGTTTGAGGACTTGTGTGGTCCGTATCTGCGGGCGACGGAGGTATCTGCGCTGTCGGATTAA
- a CDS encoding O-acetylhomoserine aminocarboxypropyltransferase/cysteine synthase family protein: MSNPQGLGTKALHAGQTPDPTTGSRAVPIHQTTSYVFRDTEHAANLFALKELGNIYTRIMNPTTDVFEQRLAALEGGTAALAHSSGQAAITDAILNLAGAGDHIVSVSQLYGGTYNLFHYTLPKLGIEVSFVDAGDPEAFRRALRPNTKAFYGESLGNPALNLFPYDEVVPIAREAGIPLIIDNTALSPILHRPIEHGANIVVHSATKYIGGHGTSIGGVVVDAGNFDWGSGKFPGFTDPDPSYHGLVHWDAFKAFPPAGDANIAFVMKMRLQLLRDVGACISPFNAWAILQGLETIHLRMARISANAKLAADFLAHDDRVAWVNYPGLETSAHHDAARKYCSGGFGGLLGFGLKSGYEGGRKFIESLQLFSHLANIGDAKSLAIHPASTTHSQLSAEEQTASGVSPDFIRLSLGIEDWPDLEADLRQALDAAS; the protein is encoded by the coding sequence ATGTCCAACCCCCAAGGCCTCGGCACCAAGGCCCTGCATGCAGGGCAAACCCCCGACCCCACCACCGGCTCGCGCGCTGTCCCGATCCATCAGACGACGTCCTACGTCTTCCGCGACACCGAGCACGCCGCCAACCTTTTTGCCCTCAAGGAACTGGGCAACATCTACACGCGGATCATGAATCCGACGACCGACGTCTTCGAGCAGCGCCTCGCCGCCCTCGAAGGTGGCACCGCCGCCCTCGCCCACAGCTCCGGTCAGGCCGCCATCACCGACGCCATCCTCAACCTCGCCGGCGCCGGCGACCACATCGTCTCCGTCTCTCAACTCTACGGCGGCACGTATAATCTTTTCCACTACACGCTGCCCAAGCTCGGCATCGAGGTGTCCTTCGTCGACGCCGGTGACCCCGAGGCCTTCCGCCGCGCCCTCCGGCCCAACACCAAAGCCTTCTACGGCGAGAGCCTCGGCAACCCCGCCCTCAACCTCTTCCCCTACGATGAAGTGGTGCCGATCGCCCGGGAAGCCGGCATCCCGCTCATCATCGACAACACCGCCCTCTCACCGATCCTCCACCGCCCGATCGAACACGGCGCCAACATCGTCGTGCACTCCGCCACCAAATACATCGGCGGCCATGGCACCTCCATCGGCGGCGTGGTGGTCGACGCCGGTAACTTCGATTGGGGCAGCGGCAAATTCCCCGGCTTCACCGATCCCGATCCGTCCTATCACGGCCTCGTGCACTGGGATGCCTTCAAGGCCTTCCCGCCCGCCGGTGACGCCAACATTGCCTTCGTCATGAAGATGCGTCTGCAACTCCTGCGCGACGTCGGCGCCTGCATTTCACCCTTCAACGCCTGGGCCATCCTGCAGGGCCTCGAGACCATTCACCTGCGCATGGCCCGCATCTCGGCCAACGCCAAACTCGCGGCCGATTTCCTCGCGCACGACGACCGCGTCGCCTGGGTCAACTACCCCGGCCTCGAAACCAGCGCACACCACGACGCCGCCCGCAAATACTGCAGCGGCGGGTTCGGCGGCCTGCTCGGCTTCGGCCTCAAGAGCGGCTACGAAGGCGGTCGCAAGTTCATCGAATCGCTCCAGCTGTTCTCGCATCTGGCCAACATCGGCGACGCCAAATCCCTCGCCATCCACCCGGCCAGCACGACCCACAGCCAGCTCAGCGCCGAGGAACAAACCGCCTCCGGCGTATCGCCCGACTTCATCCGCCTCTCCCTCGGCATCGAAGACTGGCCCGACCTCGAGGCCGACCTTCGCCAAGCCCTCGACGCCGCGAGCTGA
- a CDS encoding methyltransferase domain-containing protein — translation MNIHALYDQIFRIWRRRRMERFVALVAPQADEVILDVGGMPGTWINREPLGREVICVNVNAVEWDGAAFPAHHIEMRQGDGCELPHADGSFAVLFSNSVIEHVGDWAAQQAFAQEARRVGRRLWIQTPAFECPLEPHFLAPVVHWLPVSIRRRVVRWVTLWGWITKPTQAEVDRMIAGTRLLTRRDMAQLFPDCVILTERLLGVLPKSYVAYRV, via the coding sequence GTGAACATCCACGCGCTCTACGATCAGATTTTCCGCATCTGGCGGCGGCGGCGGATGGAGCGTTTTGTGGCCCTCGTGGCACCGCAGGCAGATGAGGTCATTTTGGATGTGGGCGGCATGCCGGGAACGTGGATAAACCGGGAGCCTCTCGGGCGGGAGGTGATCTGCGTGAATGTGAATGCGGTGGAGTGGGACGGCGCAGCCTTTCCGGCGCATCACATCGAGATGCGGCAAGGCGATGGCTGTGAGCTGCCACATGCCGACGGGTCGTTTGCGGTGCTGTTTTCCAACTCGGTCATCGAGCATGTGGGAGATTGGGCGGCGCAGCAGGCGTTTGCGCAGGAGGCGCGGCGGGTGGGGCGGCGGCTCTGGATTCAGACGCCGGCGTTTGAGTGCCCGCTGGAGCCTCATTTCCTCGCGCCGGTGGTGCATTGGCTGCCGGTGTCGATCCGACGCCGAGTGGTGCGCTGGGTCACCTTGTGGGGCTGGATCACCAAACCGACTCAGGCGGAGGTCGATCGTATGATCGCCGGGACGCGGTTGCTCACGCGGCGCGACATGGCGCAGTTGTTTCCCGACTGCGTCATCCTGACGGAACGGCTGTTGGGGGTGCTGCCGAAGTCCTACGTCGCCTACCGCGTTTAG
- a CDS encoding DUF2200 domain-containing protein, whose protein sequence is MPGHRIYSMPFANVYPAYLNKAERKGRTKAEVDEIIRWLTGYTQQQLERHIAQETDFETFFGSAKKMNPHRTLITGKICGVRIEEIEETTMREIRYLDKLIDELAKGRPLTKILRTPAP, encoded by the coding sequence ATGCCCGGACACCGCATCTATTCCATGCCCTTCGCCAACGTCTACCCGGCCTACCTCAACAAGGCCGAACGCAAGGGCCGCACCAAAGCCGAGGTCGACGAAATCATCCGCTGGCTCACCGGCTACACCCAGCAACAACTCGAGCGCCACATCGCCCAGGAAACCGACTTTGAAACCTTCTTCGGCAGCGCCAAAAAAATGAACCCGCACCGCACCCTCATCACCGGAAAGATCTGCGGCGTGCGCATCGAGGAAATCGAGGAGACCACCATGCGCGAAATCCGCTACCTCGATAAACTCATCGACGAGTTGGCCAAAGGCCGCCCGCTGACCAAAATCCTGCGCACGCCCGCCCCCTGA
- a CDS encoding hydrolase, giving the protein MSDLPAALATPFDAAPLIERLIAWSAINSGSDHIAGLTRMADALETALRELTPLVERIPLDAAGRVALRATCRPDAPRRVLCSGHYDTVFTADSPFQSAQLSADGKRLHGPGVADMKGGIVALLATLAAFEQTPAAAQLGWTILLTPDEETGSNASRATIEAQAADHLLALVFEPARESGAMVRARAATAIYELTVHGRAAHAGRDPKAGRNAITALASLCLELDRLPTVIPDLLVNIGRISGGGTVNIVPDFAEAHINARAATTAAMATFDTAIRRLTDELSQRDGYRLELTGGFNRGPLQATAETENYFAQLQTCARDLGQGKLEWMSVQGGSDGNLLHAKGLTVLDGLGPIGGGLHSENEYIEVASLTARARLAALFLHRLATTAA; this is encoded by the coding sequence ATGTCGGACCTTCCCGCCGCCCTCGCCACGCCTTTCGACGCCGCGCCGCTCATCGAGCGCCTCATTGCCTGGAGCGCTATCAACTCCGGCTCCGACCACATCGCTGGCCTCACCCGCATGGCCGACGCCCTCGAGACCGCCCTGCGCGAACTCACGCCCCTCGTCGAACGCATCCCCCTCGACGCCGCCGGTCGCGTCGCCCTGCGCGCCACCTGCCGCCCCGACGCCCCTCGTCGCGTGCTCTGCTCCGGCCACTACGACACCGTCTTCACCGCCGACTCCCCCTTCCAATCGGCCCAACTCAGCGCCGACGGCAAACGCCTCCACGGTCCCGGCGTCGCCGACATGAAGGGCGGCATCGTCGCCCTGCTCGCCACCCTCGCCGCCTTTGAACAAACCCCCGCCGCCGCCCAACTCGGCTGGACCATCCTGCTCACCCCCGACGAAGAAACCGGCTCCAACGCCTCCCGCGCCACCATCGAAGCCCAGGCCGCCGACCACCTCCTCGCCCTCGTCTTCGAACCCGCCCGCGAATCCGGCGCCATGGTGCGCGCCCGCGCCGCCACCGCCATCTACGAACTCACCGTGCACGGTCGCGCCGCTCACGCCGGCCGCGACCCCAAAGCGGGCCGCAATGCCATCACCGCCCTCGCTTCGCTCTGCCTCGAACTCGACCGCCTGCCCACCGTCATCCCCGACCTGCTGGTCAACATCGGCCGCATCAGCGGCGGCGGCACCGTCAACATCGTGCCCGACTTCGCCGAGGCTCACATCAATGCCCGCGCCGCCACCACCGCCGCCATGGCCACGTTTGACACCGCCATCCGCCGCCTCACCGACGAGCTGAGCCAACGCGACGGTTACCGCCTCGAGCTCACCGGCGGCTTCAATCGCGGTCCGCTCCAAGCTACCGCCGAGACCGAAAACTACTTCGCTCAGCTGCAAACCTGCGCCCGCGATCTCGGCCAGGGCAAACTCGAGTGGATGAGCGTCCAGGGCGGCTCCGACGGCAACCTGCTGCACGCCAAAGGCCTCACCGTGCTCGACGGCCTCGGCCCCATCGGTGGCGGCCTGCATTCAGAAAATGAATACATCGAGGTCGCCAGCCTTACCGCCCGCGCCCGCCTCGCCGCCCTCTTCCTCCATCGCTTGGCGACGACCGCGGCATAG
- a CDS encoding DMT family transporter — protein sequence MLLRPLQLIAGVIALSTAVIWIKASTTHPVALSAIRLSLAALLLTPLELRMRRRHAITLAVDHPDLSRRTWIAGAVLAAHFIAWAIGARLTATAQASLIVNLAPVALPFFLVFLAHERINRREILGTAIVIIGLLVLTLRDALTATGNALGNVVCIIAMLFFAVYLALGRRNRDIPSIWLYVVPVYRHAAVFALLAATPWILDGVAWTSPREWFLLLGLTCLPTMIGHSLINRAMRHFRGQVVSLTNCGQFISAGTLAYLLWGERPDAVFFLAAAIVVTGIVLVVRAKDAA from the coding sequence ATGCTCCTGCGCCCCCTGCAACTCATCGCCGGCGTCATCGCACTTTCCACCGCCGTGATCTGGATCAAGGCCAGCACGACCCATCCGGTCGCACTCAGCGCCATCCGCCTTTCGCTCGCCGCCCTCCTGCTCACGCCCCTCGAGCTCCGGATGCGCCGCCGACACGCGATCACCCTCGCCGTCGATCATCCCGACCTGTCACGCCGCACTTGGATCGCCGGCGCCGTGCTCGCCGCCCACTTTATCGCCTGGGCCATCGGCGCCCGACTCACCGCCACCGCGCAGGCCTCCCTGATCGTCAACCTCGCGCCCGTAGCCCTGCCTTTCTTCCTCGTTTTTCTCGCCCATGAACGCATCAACCGTCGCGAGATTCTCGGCACGGCCATCGTCATTATCGGGCTGCTGGTGCTCACGCTCCGCGACGCCCTCACCGCCACCGGCAACGCGCTCGGCAACGTGGTCTGCATCATCGCCATGCTCTTCTTTGCGGTCTACCTCGCCCTCGGCCGCCGCAACCGCGACATCCCCTCCATCTGGCTCTACGTCGTGCCCGTCTATCGCCACGCCGCCGTCTTCGCTCTCCTCGCCGCCACCCCGTGGATCCTCGACGGCGTCGCCTGGACCTCCCCGCGCGAGTGGTTCCTCCTCCTCGGCCTCACCTGCCTGCCCACCATGATCGGGCACTCCCTCATCAACCGCGCCATGCGCCACTTTCGCGGTCAGGTCGTCAGCCTCACCAACTGCGGCCAGTTCATCTCCGCCGGCACCCTCGCCTACCTCCTTTGGGGCGAGCGCCCCGACGCCGTCTTCTTCCTCGCTGCCGCCATCGTGGTCACGGGCATCGTGCTCGTCGTGCGCGCCAAAGACGCCGCTTGA
- a CDS encoding Na/Pi cotransporter family protein, producing the protein MIGTLFEILGSLGMFLFGMKVMSEALQKLSGEKLRAIMRTMTGNRFAGVGSGFLVTCLVQSSSASTVMMVSFVNAGLLTVVEAIGMIMGANLGTTTTFWIVSFLGFKFSLSSIALPIIGVAMPLIFSRKSTLRDTGEFLIGFGILFLGLMFLKDAVPDIRNNPDQVAFIQNFTGRGLLSVLFFFAFGTVLTIVVQSSSAAGAITITAAANGWIDFPTAAAIILGENVGTTITANLAAMGANTNAKRAAFAHFIFNIVGVIWAIIFFVPLTRLTDYLVPGDALNPTAIPFHMAAFHSGFNILNTALLIGFVPLLGKIVTRVIKDRKATSDHVKYENTFLPQTGELNLAEAEEDVQKMNKLTHDLVSGFVELYQSPTEKMGDRVKALKQLEKDSDRMAIETTDYLLRCSAGSVSDASRAKISSMLRVIAELEDMCDRGYRLVLLAERRYRKKRELPAETMNQVRQFGEIVLRFVDFTSTCLKRGVQAADMETAYQLENFIDQFRKNLRKESIARMRTSGDLVKAEMLYIDILNNMEAIGNHSLNILQALRHHD; encoded by the coding sequence ATGATCGGCACCCTCTTCGAAATCCTAGGCTCCTTGGGCATGTTCCTCTTCGGCATGAAAGTCATGTCGGAGGCCCTGCAGAAACTCTCCGGCGAAAAACTCCGCGCCATCATGCGCACCATGACGGGCAATCGCTTCGCCGGCGTCGGCAGCGGTTTCCTCGTCACCTGCCTGGTGCAATCTTCCTCCGCCTCGACCGTGATGATGGTGAGCTTCGTCAACGCCGGTCTGCTCACCGTCGTCGAAGCCATCGGCATGATCATGGGGGCCAACCTCGGCACCACCACGACCTTCTGGATCGTCTCTTTTCTCGGCTTCAAATTCAGCCTCTCCAGCATCGCCCTGCCCATCATCGGCGTGGCCATGCCGCTTATCTTCTCGCGCAAGTCCACCCTGCGCGACACCGGCGAATTCCTGATCGGTTTTGGCATCCTCTTCCTCGGCCTGATGTTCCTCAAGGACGCCGTGCCCGACATTCGCAACAACCCCGATCAGGTCGCCTTCATCCAAAACTTCACCGGCCGCGGCCTGCTCTCCGTCCTGTTCTTCTTCGCCTTCGGCACCGTGCTGACGATTGTCGTGCAGTCCTCCTCCGCCGCCGGCGCCATCACGATCACCGCCGCCGCCAACGGCTGGATCGATTTCCCCACCGCCGCCGCCATCATTCTCGGCGAAAACGTGGGCACCACCATCACCGCCAACCTCGCCGCGATGGGCGCCAACACCAACGCCAAACGCGCCGCCTTTGCTCACTTCATCTTCAATATCGTAGGCGTGATCTGGGCCATCATCTTTTTCGTGCCCCTCACCCGTCTTACCGACTACCTCGTGCCGGGCGACGCCCTCAACCCAACCGCCATCCCCTTCCACATGGCGGCCTTCCACTCCGGCTTTAACATCCTCAACACCGCCCTGCTCATCGGATTTGTGCCCCTGCTCGGCAAGATCGTGACCCGCGTCATCAAGGACCGCAAAGCCACCAGCGACCACGTCAAATACGAGAACACCTTCCTCCCGCAAACAGGTGAGCTCAACCTCGCCGAGGCTGAGGAAGACGTGCAGAAGATGAACAAACTCACCCATGACCTCGTGTCCGGCTTCGTGGAACTCTACCAGAGCCCCACCGAGAAGATGGGTGATCGCGTCAAAGCCCTCAAACAGCTCGAAAAGGACTCCGACCGCATGGCGATCGAGACGACCGACTACCTGCTGCGCTGTTCCGCCGGCAGCGTCTCCGACGCCTCTCGCGCCAAGATTTCCTCCATGCTCCGCGTTATCGCCGAACTCGAAGACATGTGCGACCGCGGCTACCGTCTCGTTCTCCTCGCCGAACGCCGCTACCGCAAAAAGCGCGAACTGCCCGCCGAGACCATGAACCAGGTCCGCCAGTTCGGCGAAATCGTGCTGCGCTTCGTCGACTTCACTTCCACCTGCCTCAAACGCGGCGTGCAGGCGGCCGACATGGAGACCGCCTACCAGTTGGAAAACTTCATCGACCAGTTCCGCAAAAACCTGCGCAAGGAATCCATCGCCCGCATGCGCACCAGCGGTGACCTCGTGAAGGCCGAGATGCTCTACATCGATATCCTCAACAACATGGAGGCCATCGGTAACCACTCCCTCAACATCCTCCAGGCCCTCCGCCACCACGACTGA
- a CDS encoding glycine zipper domain-containing protein codes for MRSAIATVSLLSVTLLAGCQVTPSKTTKGATTGAVAGGVTGAVIGHQSGATGQGAALGGAAGAVIGGIVGAVQEAKERGQQDRLAQERAYQQEVARRRQEEARLKEQLEEELAIAQGFRITDAELDDAQRRADETSSRLAELKAEREWALNRKKTLDETESKIAAEEAEIARLEAELAELRGETGP; via the coding sequence ATGAGGTCTGCAATCGCCACTGTTTCCCTGCTTTCCGTCACCCTTCTCGCTGGCTGCCAAGTCACGCCCTCCAAAACCACCAAAGGCGCCACCACCGGTGCCGTCGCCGGCGGTGTCACCGGTGCCGTGATCGGCCACCAATCCGGCGCCACCGGCCAAGGCGCCGCCCTCGGCGGTGCAGCGGGTGCCGTCATCGGCGGCATCGTCGGCGCTGTTCAGGAAGCCAAGGAACGCGGCCAACAGGACCGCCTCGCCCAGGAACGCGCCTACCAGCAGGAAGTCGCCCGCCGCCGTCAGGAAGAAGCCCGCCTCAAGGAACAACTCGAAGAGGAACTGGCCATCGCCCAAGGCTTCCGCATCACCGACGCCGAACTCGACGACGCCCAACGCCGCGCCGACGAAACCAGTTCCCGCCTCGCCGAACTGAAGGCCGAGCGCGAATGGGCCCTCAACCGCAAGAAGACCCTCGACGAAACCGAGTCCAAGATCGCCGCCGAGGAAGCTGAAATCGCCCGCCTCGAAGCCGAATTGGCCGAGCTTCGTGGTGAAACCGGCCCGTAA